A single region of the Pseudarthrobacter sp. NIBRBAC000502770 genome encodes:
- a CDS encoding cytochrome c biogenesis CcdA family protein: MTGTLAFAFGAGMLSTVNPCGFAMLPAFLAYYIGRDDTGAAGPGLLRRALSGLAAGALVSLGFAGIFTITGLLVAFGLRSIIGAVPWVAVLIGVLLAGVGIAMLAGRRVGLTLNSNRINRPGRGPGSMIAFGAAYAVASLSCTLAVLLAVIAQALAANSITALISVFVAYAGGASMVLILLALSSALASGALAKGLHRASRYLPRVAGAVLVLSGAYLVAYWAPALATGQPNQGIAGGMNVASSAVTGFIGANTTLIAVLALSLAAAVLLAALGTRRRTAGPVPKEPEENCCAPAAEPPVNAANHSAADLNRTTPASRDAPPA, encoded by the coding sequence ATGACAGGAACACTCGCCTTCGCTTTCGGCGCCGGCATGCTTTCGACCGTGAACCCCTGCGGATTCGCCATGCTTCCGGCTTTCCTGGCCTACTACATCGGCCGGGACGACACCGGCGCCGCAGGTCCGGGACTGCTCCGCCGAGCCCTCAGCGGCCTCGCCGCAGGAGCCCTGGTCAGCCTCGGATTCGCCGGGATCTTCACCATTACCGGACTGCTCGTTGCTTTCGGGCTGCGCAGCATCATCGGCGCCGTCCCATGGGTGGCCGTCCTGATCGGGGTCCTGCTCGCCGGAGTCGGCATCGCGATGCTCGCCGGCCGCCGCGTGGGGCTGACCCTGAACTCGAACCGGATCAACCGGCCCGGCCGCGGTCCGGGCTCGATGATCGCCTTCGGCGCCGCCTACGCCGTCGCATCGCTCTCCTGCACCCTGGCGGTGCTGCTGGCAGTCATCGCCCAGGCTCTGGCCGCGAACAGCATCACAGCCCTGATTTCGGTCTTCGTGGCCTACGCCGGAGGGGCGAGCATGGTCCTGATCCTGCTGGCGCTCTCCTCGGCACTGGCCAGCGGAGCCTTGGCCAAAGGACTGCACCGGGCCTCACGCTACCTGCCCCGTGTCGCCGGAGCCGTCCTCGTACTTTCCGGTGCCTACCTTGTCGCTTACTGGGCTCCCGCGCTGGCCACCGGCCAACCCAATCAGGGCATCGCCGGAGGGATGAACGTCGCATCTTCGGCAGTGACCGGGTTCATCGGGGCCAATACCACCCTCATCGCGGTTCTCGCCCTCTCCCTCGCCGCGGCCGTGCTGCTCGCGGCCCTCGGGACACGCAGGCGCACCGCCGGGCCGGTGCCGAAGGAACCCGAGGAGAACTGCTGCGCACCCGCAGCCGAACCGCCCGTAAATGCCGCCAACCACTCCGCCGCCGACCTGAACCGCACGACCCCTGCATCACGCGACGCCCCGCCGGCCTGA
- a CDS encoding TlpA disulfide reductase family protein: MGALLTAILLAGCGSTTGAGAPPSAAAASSAGTGSGPAVASVSVKTLNGSPLTLPTGKPTVIYFFTASCGPCATGVKNVASGLAKAAPGAQAVTVDLDPSEPTEVLNQFIASVGNPPVTMVRDDGTLLKHFNVDSLGTTVVLNSSGKEIFRGVDPSADETAKALAAAGS, encoded by the coding sequence ATGGGCGCACTGCTGACCGCAATACTGCTCGCCGGCTGCGGCTCGACCACCGGCGCAGGCGCACCGCCGAGTGCAGCGGCTGCCTCAAGCGCCGGCACCGGTTCGGGGCCCGCGGTTGCGTCTGTCTCGGTGAAAACCCTTAACGGCTCGCCGCTGACGCTTCCGACGGGTAAGCCGACCGTCATCTATTTCTTTACCGCCTCCTGCGGCCCCTGCGCCACCGGGGTGAAGAATGTTGCCTCGGGCCTGGCCAAGGCCGCCCCAGGCGCGCAGGCCGTGACCGTCGATCTTGATCCCAGCGAGCCGACCGAGGTCCTGAACCAGTTCATCGCCTCTGTCGGCAACCCGCCGGTCACTATGGTGCGGGACGACGGGACCCTGTTGAAACACTTCAACGTCGATTCCCTCGGGACGACGGTCGTCCTGAACTCGTCAGGTAAGGAAATCTTCCGCGGCGTCGATCCCTCCGCCGACGAAACTGCCAAGGCCCTCGCGGCCGCCGGCTCGTAG
- a CDS encoding ATP-binding protein, protein MDSDMNPFAPGSGLKPPALEGREAEIEAFDRLIVRTKRQATERGMLLSGLRGVGKTVLLNNFAAQAERHDWFVVQIEAQPSPDGRKATRQKLARAIEAGARRLRTRSAWDYVKGVLGSIGSFNVTLGVTGVSATLGTTEGRADSGNLDIDLEELVEDIATAMAKSRSGFGIFIDEMQDLDDELLGALISVQHMAGQKGWPFFIIGAGLPNLPGKLSATRSYSERLFDYRTIGALDHASAADAISLPMNQLGAHVDTDALRALVTAADGYPFFLQAYGKAVWDVASSKTVNLDDARLAIEIGTEQLDAGFFRARWQRATPAERQYLRAMADDHDEASSTAQVASRLNRAASQLTVARSSLISKGLIYAPDHGAVRFTVPGMSGFISRQFEE, encoded by the coding sequence GTGGACTCCGACATGAACCCCTTCGCCCCCGGCTCCGGACTCAAGCCTCCCGCGCTGGAGGGACGCGAAGCAGAAATCGAAGCGTTCGACCGCCTGATCGTCAGGACCAAACGCCAAGCCACTGAGCGGGGAATGCTCCTGTCCGGACTCCGGGGAGTCGGCAAGACCGTGCTGCTGAACAACTTCGCCGCACAAGCTGAGCGACATGACTGGTTCGTTGTGCAGATAGAAGCCCAACCCTCGCCGGACGGCCGCAAGGCCACACGGCAAAAACTGGCCCGGGCAATCGAGGCGGGGGCAAGGAGGCTGCGGACCAGGTCCGCCTGGGACTACGTCAAGGGTGTCCTGGGCAGCATCGGCTCCTTCAACGTAACCCTCGGCGTGACGGGAGTATCAGCCACACTCGGCACCACAGAGGGCCGCGCGGACTCCGGAAACCTGGACATCGACCTCGAAGAGCTCGTTGAAGACATCGCAACGGCCATGGCCAAATCCCGCAGCGGCTTCGGGATCTTCATCGACGAAATGCAGGACCTCGACGACGAGCTGCTGGGTGCACTGATTTCGGTCCAGCACATGGCCGGCCAGAAAGGCTGGCCGTTCTTCATCATCGGGGCCGGGCTGCCCAACCTGCCTGGAAAGCTCAGCGCCACAAGGTCCTACTCAGAACGCCTCTTTGACTACCGCACCATCGGAGCCCTCGATCACGCGTCGGCAGCCGACGCCATCAGCCTCCCGATGAACCAGCTCGGTGCCCACGTGGACACAGATGCCCTACGGGCGCTCGTTACGGCAGCAGACGGGTATCCCTTCTTCCTGCAGGCCTACGGCAAGGCCGTTTGGGACGTGGCCTCCAGCAAAACAGTCAACCTCGACGACGCCCGCCTGGCCATCGAAATAGGCACGGAACAACTCGACGCCGGCTTCTTCAGGGCACGCTGGCAGCGGGCGACACCCGCGGAACGCCAGTATCTCCGCGCCATGGCCGACGACCACGACGAAGCCTCATCCACCGCCCAAGTGGCCTCCCGGCTCAACCGGGCAGCCAGCCAGCTGACCGTCGCCCGCTCCAGCCTCATCTCCAAAGGCCTCATCTACGCCCCCGACCATGGCGCCGTCCGCTTCACCGTTCCCGGCATGTCAGGCTTCATCAGCCGCCAGTTCGAAGAGTAA
- a CDS encoding thioredoxin family protein — translation MRLELLHIDECPNSAKAYERLEAALTALGRTDVEVHMRLLESASDIEGTGFAGSPTITVNGTDIFPNGASSNDLACRIYMTPNGYAGLPTLEQLTKALRNSGL, via the coding sequence ATGAGACTAGAACTGCTCCATATTGATGAGTGTCCCAACTCAGCCAAAGCATACGAGCGTCTTGAAGCAGCGCTGACCGCCCTGGGACGCACCGACGTTGAAGTCCATATGCGTCTTCTCGAGTCCGCATCAGATATTGAGGGCACCGGATTTGCCGGTTCACCGACGATCACCGTCAACGGAACCGATATCTTCCCGAACGGAGCATCCTCGAACGATTTGGCCTGCCGCATCTACATGACTCCCAATGGATATGCAGGCCTGCCCACCCTTGAGCAGCTAACGAAAGCCCTCAGGAACAGTGGACTCTGA
- a CDS encoding YnfA family protein — protein sequence MTIAKSVLLFILAAAAEIGGAWLVWQAVREGRSWWWAGLGVIALGIYGFVATLQPDAHFGRILAAYGGVFVAGSLAWGMVFDGFRPDRWDVVGATVCLAGVAIIMFAPRNAG from the coding sequence ATGACGATCGCAAAATCCGTACTGCTTTTCATTCTTGCCGCAGCTGCCGAAATTGGCGGGGCCTGGCTGGTCTGGCAAGCCGTACGGGAGGGCAGGTCGTGGTGGTGGGCAGGGCTCGGAGTCATCGCCCTTGGCATCTATGGATTTGTTGCCACGCTTCAGCCTGACGCGCACTTTGGACGCATCCTGGCTGCCTACGGTGGCGTGTTTGTGGCCGGGTCCCTTGCCTGGGGCATGGTTTTTGACGGTTTCCGACCCGACCGCTGGGACGTCGTCGGTGCAACAGTCTGCCTGGCGGGTGTCGCCATCATCATGTTCGCGCCGCGGAACGCCGGCTGA
- a CDS encoding DinB family protein, which yields MEPTKADIVAGYGGACDALGAWLESATAADLRRGSNGTRWTNEELLFHMVFGYMIVRALLPMVHVISRLPRPVGTAFAAVLNAGTRPFDVVNYWGSRAAALVYNKQRMARKLDKTITAISRRLERESPRSLSRSMPFPDRWDPFFAPTMTLNDVYAYPTLHFDFHARQLSLSQPLR from the coding sequence GTGGAACCAACCAAAGCGGACATCGTGGCCGGCTACGGGGGCGCCTGCGACGCCCTTGGTGCCTGGCTGGAGAGCGCGACGGCCGCTGATCTTCGACGAGGGAGTAACGGGACCCGGTGGACCAATGAGGAACTGCTCTTTCACATGGTGTTCGGCTACATGATCGTCCGCGCGCTGCTACCGATGGTCCATGTCATCAGCCGGCTCCCCAGGCCGGTCGGCACAGCGTTCGCTGCCGTCCTGAACGCCGGAACCCGGCCCTTTGACGTCGTGAACTACTGGGGCTCCCGGGCTGCGGCCCTCGTCTACAACAAGCAGCGGATGGCCCGGAAACTCGACAAAACCATCACCGCCATTTCGCGCCGGCTGGAACGCGAGAGCCCCAGGTCGTTGTCACGGTCGATGCCATTTCCGGACCGGTGGGACCCGTTCTTCGCCCCGACCATGACACTCAACGACGTCTACGCCTACCCCACACTTCATTTCGACTTCCATGCCCGGCAGCTAAGTCTCAGCCAACCGCTCCGATAA